In Acidimicrobiia bacterium, the genomic stretch TCCGCTCCCTCGCGCCCGACCCGCTCGAGTCGGTGACGCCGGACGCGTTCGCCGCCGCGGCGCGGCGGGCGTTCGCGCCGAAGCCGGTGCCCGAGGTGTCGACCTCGCACGTCGCGCCGGTGCGCGTGAGCGTGCGCGAGGCGGTCGAGACGGTGCTCGCGGTGCTGCCCGAGCGGCGACCGGTCTCGTTCCGGGACCTCGTGGTCGGGGTGACGGAGCGCCTCGAGGTCGTCGTCCGGTTCCTCGCCGTGCTGGAGCTCTTCAAGCAGGGCGTGGTCGACATGGAGCAGGCGACGACGTTCGGCGACCTCGTCGTGCGCCGGCTCGGCGAGGACGAGACCGCGCTCGACCAGATCAGCCTGGACGACTGGGACGACGAGCCCGCGACGCCTCCCGCGCGCCCCGCAGCTCGTCCGTTCGCCGCGACGGAGGCCGGGTGATGGACGAGCACGAGACCGCGACCGACATCGAGCGCGACGTCTGCCGCGCGATCGAGGCCGTCGTGATGGCCGCGACCGAGCCGGTCGAGCCGCGGCTGCTCGCCGAGCTGGTCGAGGTCCCGATCTCGCGCGTCGAGGAGCTGTGCGCGCAGCTCGCGGACGAGTACGAGCGTGACGGGCGGGGGTTCGTGCTCGTGCGCGTCGCGGGCGGGTACCGGTACCAGACGCACGCCGACCTCGCGCCCTACGTCGAGCGCTTCGTGCTCGACGGCCAGCACGCGCGGCTGTCGCCGGCCGCGCTCGAGACGCTCGCGATCGTCGCGTACAAGCAGCCGGTGTCGCGCGCGCAGGTCTCCGCGATCCGCGGCGTCGACGCCGATGGCGTGCTGCGGACGCTCGTCGCGCGCGGGTACGTCGCGGAGGTCGGTCAGGACCCGGGCCCGGGTCGCGCCACGTTGTACGGCACGACGGGATCGTTCCTCGAGCGGCTCGGCCTCGACTCGCTGCACGACCTGCCGCCGCTGGCCGACTTCGTCCCCGCTCCCGACGTCGTCGAGGCGCTCGAGCGCGGGCTGCGGGTCGAGCGCGACGCAGCCGCGCTCACGGCGCTGGACCACGCCACGTCCGCGGCGGGGTCCGCCGGCGACGAGACCGTCGACCTCACCGTCGTCGACGTCACCGACGACATCGACTGAGCTCCGGTGCGCGACGACGCGCGCGACCGCGAGCGCGACGGCGAGCGGTTGCAGAAGGTGCTCGCGCGCGCCGGGTTCGGGTCGCGCCGCGCGAACGAGGAGCTGATCGACGCCGGGCGCGTCACCGTCAACGGCGACGTCGCGGTGCTCGGGCGGCGCGTCGACCCCGCCCACGACCGCATCGAGGTCGACGGCGTCCCGGTCGTCGTGCGCGAGGACCTCGTCTACTACCTGTTGAACAAGCCGACGCGCGTGGTGACGACCGCACGCGATCCTGAGGGCCGCCCGACCGTGATCGATCTCGTGCCCGTCGAGCCGCGCGTCTTCCCGGTTGGCCGGCTCGACTACGACACCGAGGGGCTGCTCCTCCTGACGAACGACGGCGAGCTCGCGCACCGGATCGCGCACCCGTCGAGCGGGGTCGACAAGGCGTATCTCGCCGAGGTCGAGGGCATCCCGGGCCGTGCCGCGTTGCGGGCGCTGCGCGAGGGCGTCGAGCTCGACGACGGGCCGACCGCGCCCGCGCGCGTCCGGCTGCAGCAGACCCGCGAGAACACGGCCGCGCTCGAACTCGTCGTCCACGAGGGTCGCAACCACCAGGTGCGGCGGATGTGCGAGGCGGTCGGCCATCCGGTACGGCGGCTCGTTCGCACGCGGATCGGCCCGCTCTCGGACCGCACGCTGCCGCCCGGGGGCTGGCGGCCGCTGTCGCGCGCCGAGGTGCGCGCGCTCTACGCGGCGACGAAGTTGCCGGGAACCCCGGAGTAACGTGCACCTCCGTGACCCAGAGGTTGCAGGCGTTGCGCGGCGCGACCACGTGCGACGCGGACACCAAGGACGAGATCGACTCGAAGACGCAGACGCTCGTGCGCGAGATGCTCGACCGCAACGACCTCGAGCACGACGATCTCGTGAGCATCATCTTCACCGCGACGGACGACCTCACGGCGACCTTCCCGGCGACGGGCGCGCGCGCGATCGGTCTCGGCGACGTGCCGCTGCTGTGCATGCGGGAGCTCGGCGTGACCGGCGGGATGCCGCGCTGCATCCGCGTGATGATGCACGTCTACACGGACCGTCCCCGCGAGAAGCTGCGCCACGTGTACCTCGGCGACGCCCGGTCGCTGCGCGACGACCTGCCCGAGTGAGGACCATCCGGTTCCTATGACGACGGTTCGGCGCGTCGCGCTCGTCGGGACGGGACTCGTCGGCGGGTCGGTCGGGCTCGCGCTCGGCCGGCAGGGCGTCGACGTGCACGGCTACGACGTCGACCACGGTCGGGCCGCGCGCGCCAAGGAGCTGGGCGCGGTGTCGGTCGTCGCGGGCTCGATCGCCGAGGCGGTGCGCGGTGCCGACGCCGTCGTGGTCGCGGTGCCGGTCGGCCACGTGGCCGAGGTCGTCGTCGCCGCGCTCGACGCGGGCGCGCCGATCGTCACGGACGTCGGCTCCGTGAAGGCGCCGATCGTCGACGCCGTGGAGCGCGCCCGTCCCGACGTCGCAGCGCGCTTCGTCGGCGGGCACCCGATGGCGGGCTCCGAGCAGGACGGGCTCGACGGCGCGGACGGCGACCTGTTCGTGCGGGCCACGTGGGTCCTGACCCCGACGGAACGTACCGATCCCGACGTGTTCAGCGCGCTGCGCTCGCTGATCGTGTCGCTCGGTGCCGAGGTCGTCGCGGTCGATCCCGAGCACCACGACGCGCTGGTCGCGGTCGTCAGCCACGTCCCGCAGCTCGCGGCGTCGACGCTCATGGACGTGGCCGCCGATCGCGGTGAGCAGCATGCGACGTTGCTCCGTCTCGCCGCCGGAGGCTTCCGGGACATGACCCGCATCGCGGCCGGGCAGCCCGACATCTGGCCGGACATCTGCGTCGCGAACCGGGACGCGATCCTGGGCGCGCTCGACGAGTACGTGGACGCGCTGGAGTCCGTGCGCGCGCTCGTCGAGTCGAGTGACCGGCGCGGGTTGCTCGACGTGCTGGAGCGGGCGCGCCGCGCGCGGCGCAACCTGCCCGTCGGCATGGCGCCCGACGAGGAGCTCGTCGAGCTGCGCGTGCCGGTACCGGACCGGCCCGGCGTGCTCGCCGAGGTGACGACGCTCGCGGGTCGGCTCGGCGTGAACATCGCGGACCTCGAGATCGCGCACTCGATGGAGGGTCACGCCGGTGTCCTCGTGCTCCTCGTCGTGGCGTCGGGCGCGGGCGAGCTCGAGTCGGGGCTGGCCGAGCTCGGCTACCGGGTGTCGCGGAGCGCGCTGTCGTGAGCGCGACCGGAGCAGCCGCGACGCAGGTCGTCATCGCGGGGGGCACGCCCCTGCGCGGTCGGATCCGGGTCCCGGGCGACAAGTCGATCTCGCATCGCGCGCTGCTGTTCGCCGCGCTCGCGGACGGGACGAGCCGGGTCGCGCACCTCTCGTCCGGCGACGACGTCGCGCGCACGGCGGCACTCGTCGACGCGCTCGGGGCCCGCGTGCGCCCGCTCCCCGGAGACGAGCTCGCGGTCACGGTTGCGAGTCCCGGCGTCGACGGGCTGCGCGAGCCGTGCGCGGTGGTGGACTGCGGCAACTCGGGGACGACGATGCGGCTGGGGCTCGGGATGCTCGCCGGCCGGCCGTTCCACGCCGTCCTCTCCGGCGACGACTCGCTCGTGCGCCGGCCGATGGCGCGCGTGGCAGACCCGTTGCGCGCGATGGGCGCGCGCGTCGACGGGCGTGACGGCGGCAACTTCGCGCCGCTCGCCGTCCGCGGCGGATCGCTCCGGGGGATCCACTACGAGCTGCCCGTCGCGAGCGCGCAGGTGAAGTCGGCGCTCGTCCTCGCCGGGTTGCAGGCCGCCGGCACGACGGAGCTCGTCGAGCCGGCACCGACGCGCGATCACACCGAGCGCATGCTGGGTGCGTTCGGTGCACCCGTCGACCACGACCGCGACGCGCGCACGGTGCGCGTCGCGCGTGGCGTGCCCCGCGCGTTCGAGCTCGACGTCCCCGGCGACCCGTCGTCGGCGGCGTTCTTCGTCGTCGCCGCGTGCCTCGCACCCGGCAGCGACGTCGTCGTCGAGGACGTCTGTCTCAACCCGATCCGGATCGCGTTCGTGGACGTGCTCGTGCGCATGGGCGCCGACGTCGAGACGCGCGTGACGGGGGAGCGGGCGGGCGAGCCCGTCGGCGAGATCCGGGCGCGCACGTCCGAGCTGCGCGGTGTCGTCGTCGCCGGCGACGAGGTGCCGAGCCTGATCGACGAGATCCCGGTGCTCGCCGTCGCGGCCGCGTTCGCCGACGGCGTCACGGAGTTCCACGACGCGCACGAGCTGCGCGTGAAGGAGAGCGACCGGATCGCGACGGTCCAGCAGGAGCTGGCCCAGCTCGGCGTGGCCGTCGAGCCCCGGCCGGACGGGATGCTCGTGCGCGGCGGCCGCCCGCGCGCCGCGACGCTGAAGAGCCACGGCGACCACCGCGTCGCGATGGCCGGTGCTGTCGCCGCCGTTGCGATCGACGGCGAATCGACGGTCCGGGGCTGGAACGCGGTCGCGATCTCGTACCCCGCGTTCGCCGACGACCTCGTCGCGCTGGGCGGGTCGGTCGCGTGAGCGCGTCCGACCGGGTCGTCGCGGTCGACGGGCCGTCCGGCTCGGGGAAGTCGACGGTGTCGCGTGGTGTCGCGGCCGCGCTCGGCCTGGACGTGCTCGACACGGGCGCGATGTACCGGGCGGTGACGCTCGCGGCGCTGGACGAGGGCATCGACCTGCGCGACGAGTCCGCGTGCACCAAGGTCGCGGAACGTCTCGACGTGACGCTGTCGGACGGGCACGTCGTGCTGGACGGCCGGGACGTCACCGACGAGATCCGCGGCCCGCACGTCACCGGCGCGGTGTCGATCGTCTCCGCGCACCCCGGTGTCCGCGCCGTCCTCGTCGCCCGGCAACGCGCGTGGGTCGACGAGCACCACGGCGGCGTGGTCGAGGGTCGCGACATCGGGACGGTCGTGTTCCCGGACGCGACGGTGAAGGTGTTCCTGACCGCGAGCGATGACGAGCGCGCGCGGCGTCGCCAGCACGACGAGGTCGTCGCCCGGCGCGACATCGGTGTCGACGAGGTGCGGGCCGCGCTCGCGCGTCGCGACGAGCTGGACTCGACGCGCGCGACGTCACCGTTGCGGCGTGCGGACGACGCGCTCGTGATCGACACGACGAACCGCAGCGCGGACGACGTCGTCGCGCAGGTGGTCGAGTGCTTCCACTCGCGGGAGCGGGCGTCGTGAGCGCGACACGGGTCGCGGAACGGTCCGACGGGTCGCTCGCGTTCTACCGGTTCGCGCGCGCGGTGCTCGTCGGCCTGTGCTACCTGCTCTTCCGGGTGAAGGTCGTCGGGAAGGAGAAGGTGCCCGTGTCGGGCCCGTTCGTGGTCGCGCCGACGCACCGGTCGATCGTCGACATCCCGCTCACCGCGACGATCACCCGCCGGCGGCTGCGGTTCATGGGCAAGCAGGAGCTGTGGGGCAACCGGTTCGGCGCGTGGCTGTTCACGTCGCTCGGGGGGTTCCCCGTCGACCGCAGCGCCGGCACCGGCGCGGCGCGCGCCGCGCTCACCCGGCTCGAGCACGGTGAGCCCGTCGTGCTGTTCCCCGAGGGCACCCGCCGCGCGGGGCCCCGGGTCGAGAACCTCCAGGGTGGCACGGCGTACCTCGCGGTCAAGGCAGGCGTGCCGATCCTGCCGGTCGGCATCGCGGGGAGCGAGGAGATCATGCCGAGCGGCTCGCCGCTGATCCGGCCGCGCCGCGTCGCGGTCGTCGTCGGTGACCTCATCACGCCCGCGCCCGGGACGGCGACGGGCCGCGCGCGCAAGGACGAGATCGCCGCGGTCACCGACCGCCTCCAGCAGTCGTTGCAGGAGCTGTTCGACGGCGCGTGGCGCGTGCTCGGGAGCACGCACCGGTCGTAGCCTTCACGATCTCCTGACGATCTCCGAACGATCGTCGTGCGTTCGCGGCGGAGGATCGGCGCGTCGCAGGAACGGAGGGAGCGAGCCATGCGGCGGTTGACGGCTCTGCTGTGCGTGGTGTTAGCGGTCGCGCTCGGCGTGGCCGCGTGCGCGCCCCCGGCCCCGAACCCGCCCGCGCCGTACCTCGACCAGGTGTACGGCGCGACCGTGACGTCGAAGGCGCAGCCGGTCACGTGGGGCGCGGCGCCCGTGATCGACCCCCACTACGGCGGCACGCTGTACGCGGGGACGAGCCTCGCGCAGCCCGATCCGCGACCGGCTCTGCTGCCGGGCAACCTCGAGCCGCTGCGCCTGTGGGTCGCCGACCCGCAGGACGACACGACGAACCGGCCCGCAATCGTGTGGGTGCACGGCGGCGGCTTCGCGTTCGGCATCGACGGGATGTACGGGCTCGCGAACGCGAGCGGCAAGGACTACGCCGAGCGCGGCTACGTGGGCTTCTCGGTGGAGTACCGGACTGACACGACGGTCGTCGGCGGGAGCGCGACGAGCCAGCCCGCGTCGCTGTGCCAGTGGGTGCAGGACAACTGGAACCCGAACGACCCCGTGTGGCAGCAGCGGTACCAGGAGTGCCAGCGCAACCTCGCTGCCGCGCAGTACGACGTGCTGGCCGCCGTCCGGTGGATCCGTGTGCACGCCATGCAGTACCGGGTCGACCCGAGCAAGATCGCCGTCGGCGGGTTCTCCGCGGGCGCGGTGACGGCCGGGAACGTCGCGTACCGGGGCGACGACGTCGGGACCGTCCACTACTTCTCGGGTGACGACCTGTCGGTCGCGTCGTCGAAGGTGCAGGCCGCGTTCGGCGCGTCGGGCTGCGAGTACGACCCCGCGTCGATCGGTGCGGGCGACGCCCCGACGTCGTGGATCCACTCGCGGTTCGACCAGGCCGTCCCGTACAGCTGCATCGCGCAGACCGTGACGACGGCCCGCGCCGACGGGCTCGTCGCGGAGCTCACGTCGTACTGCACCGAGTCCGCGCACGCCGAGAACCTCTACGCCGAGCACAAGGCCGCGACGGACACGCAGTGGACGACGTTCCTCGCCCGCGAGCTGCACATCTACTCGGGGATGCGACCACCCAGCGCGGATCCCGTCTGCCCGTCCTGACGGGCCCCGATCGTCCGTGCGTCGCTCAGTGTCGCTGTGCGACGACGAGCGACGCACGAAGTGGGACGGTCAGGCGAGCATGATCCCCATGAACGCCGCGGCGAGCGCGAACAGCAGCGAGAGGCTCTCGAACGCGCCCGACATCGCGGCGGCGCGCCGGTGCTGCTCAGGGGTCTCGGCGGCGCGCACGCGCGGGGCGGCGACGAGGATGTGCGCGGCGGCGAACGCGCCGGTCAGGAACACGCACACGAGCTTCACCGACAGCGTCGTGAGCCACGCGCTGCTCTGACGGCTGAGGTGCACCGCGGCGAGGTTCCATCCGCCGGTGATCAGCAGCACCGCGTACGCGGGCCAGGCGACGAGCTGGAACTGGCGCGCCACCTTGCGGACGAGCTCGGTGCCGCCGGTGCGAACCGCGGGGATCAGCGCGCCGAGGGTGAGCTGCCCGCCGACCCACACCATCGCCGCGAGGACGTGCAGGAACAGCCGGATGGTGTCGGCCCGGACCGGGAGCATCGCCGGCCGAGGTCAGCCCGTCGACAGGGACGCGAGCGTGTGCGACGCGTCGGTCGCGCGGTCGTCGCCGAACGGCCCACCCTGCTCGCGTGCCGCGCGCGGCGACGCACCACTGACCAGCGCGACGAGCGAGTCGAGCGCGGGCATCAGGTCGCGCAGCTCGCGCGGCGGCGGGAAGTACTCGTCCTCGTCGGTCACGTGCACGATCTCGACGCCCTCGCTCGGCGAGAGCCGGTCGATCACCTCCTCGACGAGGTCCTCGGGCGCGCTCGCACCCGCGGTGACGCCGACGATGCGCGCGTCACGCAGCGCGTCGAGGTCGAGCTCGTCCGCGCCGTCGACGCGCATCACCGGCTTGCCCGACGCGCGCGCGACCTTCGTCAACGCGATCGTGTTCGAGGAGTTCGCGCTGCCGATCACGACCACCGCGTCGGCGCGCTCGGCGACGCTCGACAGCGCGGCCTGGCGGTTCGTCGTCGCGAAGCACAGGTCATTGCGTGACGCCGTCCACAGCTCCGGATAGCGCTCGCGGGCCTGCTCGACGAGACCCTGCCACTCGGCGACCGACAGCGTCGTCTGCGCGAGCAGCGCGAGCTTCCCGGGGTCGTCGACGGTCGCGAGCGCCGCGTCGAGGTCGTCCTCGCGCTCGACGAGGCGCATCGCGTCGGGCGCGACCGCGAGCGTGCCGACCGCTTCGTCGTGACCCGCGTGACCGACGTAGAGGATGGTGTAGCCCTTGCCGGCGCGGACCTTCGCCTCGTGGTGGACCTTCGTGACGAGCGGGCACACCGCGTTCACCACGAACCGGCCGTCCTCCCGGGCGGCGGCGACGAGCTCGGGGGGCGACCCGTGCGCGGAGAGCATGAGCGGTGCACCGGCCGGCACGTCGCGCAGGTCGTCGACGAACACCACGCCGAGCGAGCGGAAGCGGTCGACGACGAGCCGGTTGTGGACGATCTCGTGGTAGCAGTACACGGGCGGCTCGAAGACGCGCACCATCCACGCGAGGGCCTTGATCGCCATCTCGACACCGGCGCAGAAGCCGCGCGGGCGGGCGAGCAGGACTCGTTCGACGGGCACGGCTCGAGGGTAGCGGCCCTACACTGATCGCCATGCCTCCCGCACGCGTGCTTGCCGTCGCGCCCGGATCACCGGCCGCGTGCGCGGGTGTGCAGCCGGGTGACGAGCTGGTCGCGCTGAACGGCGAAGAGCTGCGCGACGTGATCCGCTACCAGCTCCAGGCCGACGAACCCGACGTCGAGCTCGCGCTGCGGCGCGACGGCAGCGACCGGCGCGTGACGATCGGCAAGGCGACGGGC encodes the following:
- a CDS encoding ScpA family protein; the protein is MAYEVQTSVFEGPFDLLLHLILKQEVDLWEISLSSVVDAYLAEVDRMGRLDLDVATEFLLIAATLVELKARRLLPGADDVELDEELLRFEERDLLLARLLECKTFKDAAKVIEQRLRECARSTARSAGPEEPFRSLAPDPLESVTPDAFAAAARRAFAPKPVPEVSTSHVAPVRVSVREAVETVLAVLPERRPVSFRDLVVGVTERLEVVVRFLAVLELFKQGVVDMEQATTFGDLVVRRLGEDETALDQISLDDWDDEPATPPARPAARPFAATEAG
- the scpB gene encoding SMC-Scp complex subunit ScpB, producing MDEHETATDIERDVCRAIEAVVMAATEPVEPRLLAELVEVPISRVEELCAQLADEYERDGRGFVLVRVAGGYRYQTHADLAPYVERFVLDGQHARLSPAALETLAIVAYKQPVSRAQVSAIRGVDADGVLRTLVARGYVAEVGQDPGPGRATLYGTTGSFLERLGLDSLHDLPPLADFVPAPDVVEALERGLRVERDAAALTALDHATSAAGSAGDETVDLTVVDVTDDID
- a CDS encoding pseudouridine synthase; the encoded protein is MRDDARDRERDGERLQKVLARAGFGSRRANEELIDAGRVTVNGDVAVLGRRVDPAHDRIEVDGVPVVVREDLVYYLLNKPTRVVTTARDPEGRPTVIDLVPVEPRVFPVGRLDYDTEGLLLLTNDGELAHRIAHPSSGVDKAYLAEVEGIPGRAALRALREGVELDDGPTAPARVRLQQTRENTAALELVVHEGRNHQVRRMCEAVGHPVRRLVRTRIGPLSDRTLPPGGWRPLSRAEVRALYAATKLPGTPE
- the aroH gene encoding chorismate mutase, producing MTQRLQALRGATTCDADTKDEIDSKTQTLVREMLDRNDLEHDDLVSIIFTATDDLTATFPATGARAIGLGDVPLLCMRELGVTGGMPRCIRVMMHVYTDRPREKLRHVYLGDARSLRDDLPE
- a CDS encoding prephenate dehydrogenase/arogenate dehydrogenase family protein, producing MTTVRRVALVGTGLVGGSVGLALGRQGVDVHGYDVDHGRAARAKELGAVSVVAGSIAEAVRGADAVVVAVPVGHVAEVVVAALDAGAPIVTDVGSVKAPIVDAVERARPDVAARFVGGHPMAGSEQDGLDGADGDLFVRATWVLTPTERTDPDVFSALRSLIVSLGAEVVAVDPEHHDALVAVVSHVPQLAASTLMDVAADRGEQHATLLRLAAGGFRDMTRIAAGQPDIWPDICVANRDAILGALDEYVDALESVRALVESSDRRGLLDVLERARRARRNLPVGMAPDEELVELRVPVPDRPGVLAEVTTLAGRLGVNIADLEIAHSMEGHAGVLVLLVVASGAGELESGLAELGYRVSRSALS
- the aroA gene encoding 3-phosphoshikimate 1-carboxyvinyltransferase, which translates into the protein MSATGAAATQVVIAGGTPLRGRIRVPGDKSISHRALLFAALADGTSRVAHLSSGDDVARTAALVDALGARVRPLPGDELAVTVASPGVDGLREPCAVVDCGNSGTTMRLGLGMLAGRPFHAVLSGDDSLVRRPMARVADPLRAMGARVDGRDGGNFAPLAVRGGSLRGIHYELPVASAQVKSALVLAGLQAAGTTELVEPAPTRDHTERMLGAFGAPVDHDRDARTVRVARGVPRAFELDVPGDPSSAAFFVVAACLAPGSDVVVEDVCLNPIRIAFVDVLVRMGADVETRVTGERAGEPVGEIRARTSELRGVVVAGDEVPSLIDEIPVLAVAAAFADGVTEFHDAHELRVKESDRIATVQQELAQLGVAVEPRPDGMLVRGGRPRAATLKSHGDHRVAMAGAVAAVAIDGESTVRGWNAVAISYPAFADDLVALGGSVA
- the cmk gene encoding (d)CMP kinase, giving the protein MSASDRVVAVDGPSGSGKSTVSRGVAAALGLDVLDTGAMYRAVTLAALDEGIDLRDESACTKVAERLDVTLSDGHVVLDGRDVTDEIRGPHVTGAVSIVSAHPGVRAVLVARQRAWVDEHHGGVVEGRDIGTVVFPDATVKVFLTASDDERARRRQHDEVVARRDIGVDEVRAALARRDELDSTRATSPLRRADDALVIDTTNRSADDVVAQVVECFHSRERAS
- a CDS encoding lysophospholipid acyltransferase family protein; this translates as MSATRVAERSDGSLAFYRFARAVLVGLCYLLFRVKVVGKEKVPVSGPFVVAPTHRSIVDIPLTATITRRRLRFMGKQELWGNRFGAWLFTSLGGFPVDRSAGTGAARAALTRLEHGEPVVLFPEGTRRAGPRVENLQGGTAYLAVKAGVPILPVGIAGSEEIMPSGSPLIRPRRVAVVVGDLITPAPGTATGRARKDEIAAVTDRLQQSLQELFDGAWRVLGSTHRS
- a CDS encoding alpha/beta hydrolase fold domain-containing protein, yielding MRRLTALLCVVLAVALGVAACAPPAPNPPAPYLDQVYGATVTSKAQPVTWGAAPVIDPHYGGTLYAGTSLAQPDPRPALLPGNLEPLRLWVADPQDDTTNRPAIVWVHGGGFAFGIDGMYGLANASGKDYAERGYVGFSVEYRTDTTVVGGSATSQPASLCQWVQDNWNPNDPVWQQRYQECQRNLAAAQYDVLAAVRWIRVHAMQYRVDPSKIAVGGFSAGAVTAGNVAYRGDDVGTVHYFSGDDLSVASSKVQAAFGASGCEYDPASIGAGDAPTSWIHSRFDQAVPYSCIAQTVTTARADGLVAELTSYCTESAHAENLYAEHKAATDTQWTTFLARELHIYSGMRPPSADPVCPS
- a CDS encoding CopD family protein, with the protein product MLPVRADTIRLFLHVLAAMVWVGGQLTLGALIPAVRTGGTELVRKVARQFQLVAWPAYAVLLITGGWNLAAVHLSRQSSAWLTTLSVKLVCVFLTGAFAAAHILVAAPRVRAAETPEQHRRAAAMSGAFESLSLLFALAAAFMGIMLA
- the ispH gene encoding 4-hydroxy-3-methylbut-2-enyl diphosphate reductase, with translation MPVERVLLARPRGFCAGVEMAIKALAWMVRVFEPPVYCYHEIVHNRLVVDRFRSLGVVFVDDLRDVPAGAPLMLSAHGSPPELVAAAREDGRFVVNAVCPLVTKVHHEAKVRAGKGYTILYVGHAGHDEAVGTLAVAPDAMRLVEREDDLDAALATVDDPGKLALLAQTTLSVAEWQGLVEQARERYPELWTASRNDLCFATTNRQAALSSVAERADAVVVIGSANSSNTIALTKVARASGKPVMRVDGADELDLDALRDARIVGVTAGASAPEDLVEEVIDRLSPSEGVEIVHVTDEDEYFPPPRELRDLMPALDSLVALVSGASPRAAREQGGPFGDDRATDASHTLASLSTG